A genomic window from Candidatus Poribacteria bacterium includes:
- a CDS encoding phytanoyl-CoA dioxygenase family protein, with protein sequence HCDYKRWRPVGSSMNWVFAIMPLTDFDKVYGPFMVSPGSHKLAQVIDEDAHILDLTRPDTKELAPFIDPELNAGDLLITNQHTWHSAPAGTATDDRCGIFHKYCAINAPPSAGYYPYNSAALNSLSDAGKRLIPVCFDKPITTTRLVIECPSDGESKYLLVHDDENDRWELPGGEGWEEEEGVGWDIGARVASLQDLTGTQLGLEVPWMSYIEDAEKADGICRVYGYSDTSLGSQQLINGRYDWFTKDRVRQVLGDDDYIPHAIHTWHREDIIRGKGKACRQSKEQFD encoded by the coding sequence CACTGTGACTACAAACGTTGGCGCCCGGTCGGCTCGTCCATGAACTGGGTCTTCGCTATCATGCCGCTGACCGATTTCGATAAGGTGTACGGTCCCTTTATGGTGTCCCCCGGATCTCATAAGTTGGCTCAGGTTATCGACGAGGACGCACATATCTTGGATCTCACGCGTCCCGATACCAAGGAACTTGCGCCCTTTATCGATCCGGAACTCAACGCGGGCGACTTACTGATTACAAACCAGCATACGTGGCATAGTGCACCTGCTGGTACGGCTACGGACGACCGTTGCGGGATTTTCCATAAATATTGTGCGATCAACGCGCCTCCTTCCGCGGGCTACTATCCATACAATTCCGCGGCGCTTAACTCACTGAGCGATGCCGGTAAACGCCTTATCCCTGTCTGTTTCGACAAGCCTATCACAACGACGCGCTTGGTTATCGAATGCCCGTCTGACGGTGAATCGAAATACCTGCTAGTCCATGACGATGAAAATGACCGTTGGGAATTGCCGGGCGGAGAAGGTTGGGAAGAAGAAGAGGGGGTCGGCTGGGACATCGGCGCACGGGTCGCTTCTCTGCAAGATCTCACAGGAACACAACTCGGATTGGAAGTTCCGTGGATGTCTTATATTGAGGATGCTGAAAAGGCAGACGGTATCTGCCGTGTATATGGCTACTCCGATACGTCGTTGGGATCTCAACAACTCATCAATGGTCGCTACGATTGGTTCACAAAAGATCGCGTGCGACAGGTGCTTGGTGATGATGACTATATCCCTCATGCCATTCACACATGGCATCGAGAAGACATCATTCGCGGCAAAGGCAAAGCGTGCCGTCAGAGCAAAGAGCAATTCGACTAG
- a CDS encoding polysaccharide deacetylase family protein gives MFVLRFDVESAYALHPSLESDENWQIWLEETLASVEQITRVLKRYDAPATFCIVGKVLERAGEDLADLLKANPLFDIASHTYSHMGISSDTPAVLQQFSTELEGTSDLIARYFGAGPIGFCAPGGFYKGLQGHPKQLGILSEQGYHFIITDGVGPPEQPMPALFTQPYWYIEDGYPELFEIPVTGWHCNLLFNTGHQSDDWKPAPGFADGTILERLPATIEEGFQARKREFQYAIDRNLVYAPAMHPWSVYRFDPALKHIEWLIEMAHEENVSIVNCYQLYEKYRNLAAAA, from the coding sequence ATGTTTGTTCTCAGATTTGATGTTGAAAGTGCGTATGCGCTCCACCCAAGTCTTGAATCCGACGAGAACTGGCAGATCTGGTTGGAGGAAACCCTCGCTAGCGTTGAACAGATTACGCGGGTTTTGAAGCGATATGATGCGCCGGCAACCTTTTGTATTGTGGGAAAGGTGCTGGAAAGAGCCGGCGAGGATCTCGCGGACTTGCTAAAGGCTAATCCTCTGTTCGACATTGCATCGCATACCTACAGCCACATGGGAATTTCAAGTGATACTCCCGCGGTGCTCCAACAGTTCAGCACAGAACTTGAGGGGACATCAGACCTTATCGCGCGATATTTTGGGGCGGGTCCAATCGGTTTTTGTGCGCCCGGCGGTTTTTACAAAGGGTTACAGGGACATCCCAAGCAGCTCGGTATCTTGTCGGAACAGGGATACCACTTTATTATTACCGATGGTGTTGGACCACCGGAACAGCCGATGCCTGCTCTTTTCACCCAACCGTACTGGTATATTGAGGATGGATACCCGGAACTGTTTGAAATACCGGTAACTGGCTGGCATTGCAATCTACTGTTCAATACGGGGCACCAGAGCGATGACTGGAAACCCGCTCCCGGATTTGCGGATGGAACGATTCTGGAGAGGTTACCTGCAACGATAGAGGAAGGGTTTCAAGCACGAAAAAGGGAGTTTCAGTACGCCATTGACCGTAATCTCGTGTATGCCCCAGCGATGCATCCGTGGTCGGTGTACCGTTTTGACCCGGCACTAAAGCATATTGAATGGTTGATTGAAATGGCGCATGAGGAGAACGTGTCAATTGTGAACTGTTATCAACTCTATGAGAAATATCGGAATTTAGCAGCGGCAGCCTAA
- a CDS encoding toxin-antitoxin system, antitoxin component, Xre family protein, with product MNQTLTIEQIISAIKQMPQEDRRIILSAIANSEDTDIEVSACDATHLSESVFMQVWDNPEDAVYDEL from the coding sequence ATGAATCAAACCTTAACAATCGAACAAATTATTAGTGCTATTAAACAAATGCCGCAGGAAGATAGGCGTATAATACTATCTGCGATTGCAAATTCGGAAGATACTGATATAGAGGTTTCAGCTTGTGATGCGACTCATCTTTCTGAATCGGTCTTTATGCAAGTTTGGGATAACCCAGAGGATGCTGTCTACGATGAACTATAA
- a CDS encoding type II toxin-antitoxin system PemK/MazF family toxin — MNYKRGDVVLVRFPFTDLTTTKKRPALVISTDFYNQSQVNQLLR, encoded by the coding sequence ATGAACTATAAACGAGGTGACGTGGTTCTTGTTCGATTTCCCTTCACGGATTTAACAACAACAAAAAAGCGTCCTGCCCTCGTCATAAGTACCGACTTCTACAATCAATCCCAAGTTAATCAATTATTGCGGTAA
- a CDS encoding IPT/TIG domain-containing protein, with protein MKTLRNISTVIAFAFILAGISGCSGCNPPPEPASFSPTEGPETGGTTIRITGDKFDMKNGVTVKVGGKNATSVNVPSKMEITAMTPAGMAGESVSVVVTNNGNTKPEGTVTMSQKFTYTDATAPTITGVSPADGTVISEYEDSLSVSVPISITFSEDVDSASGSLTVSVESTPDSGTQELSLAAETQLCLLPMNRIGPGVCILSTYQASKILPPLATPLSRVARLALQSLPRRKLTDIS; from the coding sequence ATGAAAACACTCAGAAATATTTCAACAGTTATTGCATTTGCATTTATATTGGCAGGGATCTCCGGATGCAGCGGCTGCAATCCGCCTCCTGAGCCGGCAAGTTTCAGCCCAACGGAAGGTCCCGAAACCGGTGGGACAACCATCCGAATTACGGGCGACAAGTTCGATATGAAAAATGGCGTTACCGTGAAAGTGGGTGGGAAGAATGCCACAAGCGTCAATGTCCCCAGTAAAATGGAGATCACGGCAATGACACCGGCAGGGATGGCTGGTGAATCGGTTTCAGTTGTTGTCACCAACAACGGCAACACGAAACCAGAAGGCACTGTCACCATGAGCCAGAAATTCACCTACACCGACGCAACCGCCCCAACAATCACGGGAGTCAGTCCCGCAGATGGAACGGTCATATCGGAGTATGAAGACTCGTTGAGTGTGAGTGTACCCATTTCAATCACCTTCAGCGAAGATGTTGACAGTGCATCTGGTAGTTTAACTGTCTCCGTCGAATCAACGCCGGATTCGGGCACACAAGAATTGTCTCTGGCAGCGGAAACACAATTATGTTTACTCCCAATGAACCGTATCGGTCCGGGCGTATGTATACTGTCAACATATCAGGCGTCAAAGATACTGCCGCCGCTGGCAACACCCTTGAGTCGGGTCGCACGTTTAGCTTTACAATCGCTTCCCCGGAGAAAGTTGACCGATATCTCGTGA
- a CDS encoding DUF2283 domain-containing protein — MKVKYFHGTDTALVEFSEREVTETKEINENVYIDLDAFGNLVAMTIEHAHQQASLPDLSYEQIEKPSADLSN; from the coding sequence ATGAAAGTCAAGTATTTTCACGGTACGGATACCGCCTTAGTTGAGTTTTCAGAGCGTGAAGTAACCGAAACGAAAGAAATTAACGAGAATGTCTATATTGATTTGGATGCCTTTGGCAATCTGGTGGCAATGACCATTGAACATGCCCATCAACAGGCAAGTCTGCCGGATTTGTCCTATGAGCAGATAGAAAAACCAAGTGCGGATTTATCGAATTAG
- the ppdK gene encoding pyruvate, phosphate dikinase, producing MAQDKYVYFFGGSQTDGSAKMRSLLGGKGANLAEMTSLGIPVPPGFTISTETGRLYHENNNQYPDGLDEQIDENLRKLEVAMDAKFGDTENPLLVSVRSGAAVSMPGMMDTILNLGLNDDAVKGLTAKSGNERFAYDAYRRFVQMFGDVVLGVEHDAFEHLLEAKKAAKGVELDTELDANDLVELVSEFKALVKEETGSDFPDNPRRQLDMARDAVFESSNNERATIYRRLNNISEELGRTAVNVQAMVFGNMGETSGTGVAFTRDPSTGENSFYGEFLMNAQGEDVVAGIRTPLPIDELRGVMPQAYEQLTSIGETLESHYRDMQDVEFTIQDRRLYMLQTRNGKRTGAAAVRTAVEMVNEGLIDKATALTRIPPDDLEQLLHPMIDPSVAVEPIAKGLPASPGAAVGKVVFTANRAEELVAEGEKVILVRTETSPEDIGGMHAAEGILTARGGMTSHAAVVARGMGKCCVAGCSDITVNERAKEFQAGDLRLTEGDHITLNGSTGEVIEGAVKLIDPELSGDFGILMEWADEFRKLGVRTNADTPSDSQTARGFGAEGIGLCRTEHMFFEGERIDAVREMILAKDEEGRKAALDKLLPYQREDFAGIFEAMDGYPVTIRTLDPPLHEFLPQTDEDVQELADKIGVPAETLYQQREALHEFNPMLGHRGCRLGIIYPEITEMQARAIFEAAVEVTKRGVKAIPEIMIPLVGHVQELALQREVVVDTAKKVFAETGTEVEYLVGTMIELPRAALTANEIAQEAEFFSFGTNDLTQTTFGMSRDDAGKFLGDYVDGGILEHDPFQVLDQSGVGQLVQIGTNKGRETRSDLKVGICGEHGGEPSSVIFCHDSGLDYVSCSPFRVPVARLAAAQAAVADES from the coding sequence ATGGCTCAAGATAAATACGTTTACTTCTTTGGCGGCAGTCAAACCGATGGCAGCGCGAAGATGAGAAGCCTGCTCGGCGGTAAAGGTGCCAACCTCGCCGAAATGACCAGTTTAGGTATTCCGGTTCCGCCCGGTTTCACAATATCGACGGAAACTGGCAGGTTATATCATGAAAACAATAATCAGTATCCCGACGGACTTGACGAACAGATTGATGAAAACTTACGAAAGCTAGAAGTAGCGATGGATGCAAAGTTCGGTGACACCGAAAATCCACTACTCGTTTCTGTGAGATCCGGAGCGGCGGTTTCGATGCCCGGTATGATGGATACCATCCTCAACCTCGGCTTGAACGACGATGCGGTCAAGGGACTGACTGCAAAATCCGGGAATGAACGTTTCGCTTATGATGCCTATCGTCGATTTGTGCAGATGTTCGGGGATGTCGTACTTGGTGTCGAACACGATGCGTTTGAGCATCTCTTGGAAGCGAAGAAAGCAGCAAAAGGCGTCGAACTTGATACGGAGTTGGATGCGAACGATCTGGTGGAATTGGTTTCCGAGTTCAAGGCACTTGTCAAGGAGGAGACGGGATCGGATTTCCCTGATAACCCGCGTCGTCAACTCGACATGGCGCGTGACGCAGTCTTTGAATCGTCAAACAATGAGCGAGCGACCATCTACCGTCGGTTGAACAATATCTCTGAAGAACTCGGACGGACAGCGGTCAATGTCCAAGCGATGGTTTTTGGGAATATGGGCGAAACGTCGGGGACGGGGGTTGCATTCACACGGGATCCCTCAACCGGTGAGAACTCTTTTTACGGCGAATTTCTGATGAACGCCCAAGGCGAGGATGTTGTGGCAGGAATTCGTACACCACTCCCCATTGATGAACTCCGGGGGGTCATGCCGCAAGCCTATGAGCAGTTGACATCAATCGGGGAGACCTTAGAGTCGCATTACCGTGATATGCAAGATGTCGAGTTCACGATTCAGGATAGACGTCTTTATATGCTCCAAACCCGTAACGGGAAACGGACCGGTGCCGCCGCCGTGCGTACTGCTGTTGAAATGGTAAACGAAGGCCTCATTGACAAAGCGACTGCTCTGACCCGTATCCCACCGGACGATCTGGAGCAACTCCTCCACCCGATGATCGATCCATCGGTGGCGGTTGAGCCGATTGCGAAGGGACTGCCCGCCTCCCCCGGCGCTGCTGTAGGCAAAGTGGTTTTCACGGCAAATCGTGCTGAGGAGTTGGTGGCTGAGGGTGAAAAGGTGATTCTGGTCCGCACCGAAACGTCCCCAGAGGATATCGGCGGAATGCACGCCGCAGAAGGCATTTTAACGGCGCGTGGCGGGATGACCTCACACGCTGCGGTTGTCGCACGGGGCATGGGAAAATGCTGTGTCGCGGGATGCAGTGACATCACTGTCAACGAGAGGGCAAAGGAGTTTCAGGCTGGTGACCTTCGGCTGACAGAGGGAGACCACATCACGCTCAACGGCTCCACCGGTGAGGTGATTGAGGGAGCGGTCAAGTTGATTGACCCTGAATTGAGTGGAGACTTTGGCATACTGATGGAGTGGGCGGACGAATTTCGTAAGCTCGGTGTGCGCACAAATGCAGATACGCCAAGCGATTCACAGACCGCAAGAGGGTTTGGCGCAGAGGGGATTGGTCTCTGTCGTACCGAGCACATGTTCTTTGAAGGCGAGCGAATTGATGCTGTCCGCGAGATGATCCTTGCAAAGGATGAGGAAGGGCGCAAGGCAGCGCTCGACAAGCTGCTTCCGTACCAGCGTGAGGACTTCGCCGGTATCTTTGAAGCGATGGACGGCTATCCTGTCACCATTCGGACGCTCGATCCACCGCTCCATGAGTTCCTGCCCCAAACCGATGAAGATGTTCAGGAACTTGCGGACAAAATCGGTGTCCCCGCCGAGACATTGTACCAACAAAGGGAAGCATTGCACGAATTTAACCCGATGCTAGGGCATCGTGGGTGTCGTCTCGGTATCATCTATCCGGAGATCACGGAGATGCAGGCGCGGGCAATCTTTGAGGCAGCTGTCGAAGTTACCAAGCGCGGCGTTAAGGCGATCCCTGAGATTATGATCCCGCTGGTTGGACATGTTCAGGAGTTAGCGTTGCAGCGTGAGGTAGTCGTCGATACCGCAAAGAAAGTGTTTGCGGAGACCGGCACTGAGGTCGAATACCTCGTCGGGACGATGATCGAATTGCCGAGAGCCGCACTCACCGCGAATGAAATCGCGCAGGAGGCGGAATTTTTCTCCTTTGGGACAAACGACCTCACACAGACCACCTTCGGGATGAGCCGCGACGATGCCGGCAAGTTCCTAGGCGATTATGTGGATGGAGGCATCCTTGAACATGACCCGTTCCAGGTGCTGGATCAGAGCGGTGTCGGTCAGTTGGTGCAGATTGGCACGAACAAAGGACGCGAAACTCGTTCAGACCTCAAGGTTGGTATCTGCGGTGAACATGGCGGTGAGCCGAGTTCCGTTATCTTCTGCCACGACTCAGGTTTGGACTATGTTTCCTGTTCACCGTTCCGTGTGCCGGTTGCACGGCTCGCTGCGGCGCAGGCTGCGGTTGCTGATGAATCCTAA
- a CDS encoding superoxide dismutase family protein encodes MPSQQAIAIIGSASGSNLAGTAIFTQNGDTITLTVEIQNVSPGLHAVHIHEKGDCSSPDGTSAGGHWNPTNVPHGKWGEGEFHLGDIGNITVGEDGAGKIELATNLWEMGTGSDLDIVGRGIIVHAGADDFTSQPSGAAGARIGCGAIQLAN; translated from the coding sequence ATGCCATCGCAACAGGCAATTGCGATCATTGGTTCGGCGAGTGGAAGTAACCTGGCCGGAACAGCAATTTTTACACAGAACGGCGATACAATCACGCTCACTGTCGAGATCCAGAACGTATCTCCGGGGCTTCACGCCGTGCATATTCACGAAAAAGGTGATTGCAGTTCGCCCGATGGCACATCCGCTGGTGGCCATTGGAATCCCACCAACGTCCCTCACGGAAAATGGGGAGAGGGTGAATTTCACCTCGGAGACATCGGCAACATAACTGTCGGTGAGGATGGTGCAGGCAAAATTGAGTTGGCAACAAACCTTTGGGAAATGGGCACCGGTTCCGATCTAGATATTGTTGGAAGAGGCATTATTGTCCATGCGGGAGCCGATGATTTTACCTCACAGCCTTCAGGTGCTGCTGGCGCACGAATCGGTTGCGGGGCGATTCAGTTGGCAAACTAG
- a CDS encoding proteasome accessory factor PafA2 family protein gives MNRRIYGLENEYGIICTSDRRGGKALSIQNAVMYLFREIISGRMYPDVFLENGARFYQDIGCHPEYATPECDNVSDLVSHDKAGERIIERLSVAAERKMQADGFLGRISVFKNNTDTPGNTYGCHENYLMDRRVSFRQLASQLIPFFVTRQVFAGAGKVKSTNRGGYAISQRAQHIREEISIATTTARGIINTRDEPHADREKYRRLHVIVGDSNMSEFATYLKIGTTAIVLRMIEDNFIKQRLALRDSVRAIQQISEDITCTRKIELENGKRLSGVEMQWEYLECAKQYFEQAESDPITDQIMARWEYVLTCLETDPMQLDRELDWVIKKKLIETYVESRQLKWNSAKVMMLDLQYHNIRPDFGLYYKLEKDGRVERIVSDDEVEHAMHHPPETTRAKFRGRFVKLANERKILCGVNWSYIQLYEPYQKLFLSTDPLQAEYEEASRMIYSI, from the coding sequence ATGAATCGAAGGATTTATGGTCTAGAAAACGAATATGGGATCATCTGCACGTCGGATCGACGCGGTGGAAAAGCGTTATCAATCCAAAATGCGGTGATGTATCTCTTTCGCGAGATTATTTCGGGGCGGATGTATCCGGACGTTTTTCTGGAGAATGGCGCTCGGTTCTATCAGGACATCGGCTGCCACCCCGAATATGCGACACCTGAATGCGATAACGTGAGTGACCTTGTCAGCCACGATAAAGCTGGTGAGCGAATTATAGAACGGCTTTCTGTTGCGGCAGAGCGGAAAATGCAAGCCGATGGCTTTCTTGGACGGATTTCGGTTTTCAAGAATAATACCGATACGCCCGGCAACACATACGGCTGCCATGAGAACTACCTGATGGATCGCCGTGTGAGTTTTCGCCAACTTGCCTCGCAACTCATTCCCTTCTTTGTAACGCGCCAAGTCTTTGCCGGGGCGGGGAAGGTCAAATCCACCAACCGCGGTGGATACGCCATCTCCCAACGGGCGCAACATATCCGTGAAGAAATCTCAATTGCAACGACAACAGCGCGGGGCATCATCAATACGCGCGATGAGCCGCATGCGGACCGAGAAAAATATAGGCGCCTACACGTGATCGTCGGCGATTCTAATATGTCGGAGTTCGCTACCTACCTCAAGATCGGTACAACGGCAATCGTCTTGCGGATGATTGAAGATAACTTTATCAAGCAGCGTCTCGCGTTGCGCGATTCTGTCCGAGCGATTCAGCAGATCTCCGAGGATATCACTTGTACCCGGAAAATCGAATTGGAAAACGGTAAACGGCTTTCAGGCGTCGAGATGCAGTGGGAATACCTTGAGTGCGCCAAGCAGTATTTTGAGCAGGCAGAATCGGATCCAATCACCGATCAGATCATGGCACGGTGGGAATATGTGCTGACCTGTCTAGAAACTGATCCGATGCAGCTCGACCGGGAGCTTGATTGGGTCATCAAGAAGAAATTGATTGAAACCTATGTGGAGAGTCGGCAACTCAAGTGGAACTCCGCCAAGGTTATGATGCTTGATCTACAGTACCACAATATTCGACCCGATTTTGGATTGTATTACAAGCTCGAAAAAGATGGACGCGTTGAACGAATCGTCAGCGATGATGAGGTAGAACACGCGATGCATCACCCACCGGAAACCACTCGCGCGAAGTTCCGCGGTCGTTTTGTAAAGCTGGCAAACGAGCGAAAGATTCTTTGTGGTGTTAATTGGAGCTATATCCAACTGTACGAACCCTACCAAAAACTCTTCCTTTCTACGGATCCCCTGCAAGCCGAATATGAAGAAGCTAGCCGGATGATTTATTCGATTTAG
- the prcA gene encoding proteasome subunit alpha — MPAPYYVSPEQIMQEKEDFARKGIEKAKEVIVLEYRDGILMVAENPLATVFKISEIYDRIALAATGLYPDYEALRYAGIQGAEIKGFTFNREDVTARWLANQYSQQIGAIYRQPDMKPLEVEILLCEIREDASSNNRIYHLSFDGTFWEDNQYTVIGGRADEIAGILEDEYSDDLDLNGAVRLAARTFERIEAAVDEAERYQVAAETIEAAVLDETRNRRKFRRLLPEELSEILSA; from the coding sequence ATGCCTGCACCGTATTACGTGTCGCCCGAGCAAATCATGCAGGAGAAAGAGGATTTTGCTCGGAAGGGGATCGAGAAGGCAAAAGAGGTTATTGTTCTAGAATACCGCGACGGTATTCTGATGGTCGCAGAAAATCCGTTGGCAACGGTCTTCAAGATTTCAGAAATCTATGATAGGATTGCACTTGCAGCGACTGGGCTCTATCCGGACTATGAAGCCCTACGATATGCCGGGATTCAGGGTGCTGAAATCAAGGGGTTTACCTTCAACCGTGAAGATGTTACGGCGCGATGGCTCGCAAATCAGTATTCGCAGCAGATTGGTGCAATATATCGACAACCTGATATGAAGCCGCTTGAAGTAGAAATTCTGCTATGCGAGATCCGTGAAGATGCTTCGTCGAACAATAGAATCTATCATCTATCTTTTGATGGTACATTTTGGGAAGACAATCAATATACCGTCATCGGCGGGAGAGCAGACGAAATCGCAGGCATCCTCGAAGATGAGTATAGCGACGATTTGGATTTGAACGGTGCTGTGAGACTTGCGGCAAGAACCTTTGAAAGAATCGAAGCGGCAGTTGACGAGGCGGAGCGATACCAAGTGGCGGCTGAGACAATAGAAGCAGCCGTACTCGACGAAACTCGAAATCGGCGCAAATTTAGGCGTTTGCTTCCCGAAGAACTTAGTGAGATTTTGAGCGCATGA
- the prcB gene encoding proteasome subunit beta, whose product MVFSGSDHRTSDFLELLQRERPELLSRFGTEAFGTTPRPDSPAANWKGQRLPTPSLVDFYDSLLEGTTILAAVYNEGVIIAGDRQATAGFQVGERRIRKVYEVDTYSAIAIAGVAGPAMEMAKLFQVQVEFYEKIEGSPLSLEGKANSLSNMVKSNLPMALQGLVVVPIFVGYDLKRKQGKIFKYDAIGGQYEESEYYATGSGGKDAQATLKKLYSPDISREGALQIVVEALWDAADEDVATGGPDFIREIFPTIKIIDSTGISDIPDAEVKDLYTELLDKLRN is encoded by the coding sequence GTGGTCTTTAGCGGCTCCGATCATAGAACCTCCGATTTCCTTGAGCTCTTGCAAAGGGAACGTCCGGAGCTTCTATCAAGGTTTGGTACAGAGGCGTTCGGTACAACACCTCGGCCAGACTCACCCGCTGCAAACTGGAAAGGACAACGCTTGCCAACTCCCAGTTTGGTGGATTTTTATGATAGTCTGCTTGAAGGAACAACTATATTAGCCGCTGTTTATAACGAGGGGGTTATCATCGCCGGAGACCGTCAGGCGACGGCGGGATTCCAAGTGGGGGAACGACGTATCCGGAAAGTCTATGAGGTAGATACCTACTCAGCTATCGCTATTGCGGGTGTCGCCGGACCGGCGATGGAAATGGCGAAGCTTTTCCAGGTTCAGGTGGAGTTCTATGAAAAGATAGAAGGCTCGCCGTTAAGCCTTGAGGGCAAAGCCAATTCGCTGTCAAATATGGTCAAATCCAATTTGCCTATGGCGTTGCAGGGATTGGTGGTCGTTCCGATTTTCGTGGGGTATGACCTGAAGCGGAAACAGGGGAAGATCTTCAAATACGACGCAATAGGGGGGCAATACGAAGAAAGCGAATACTATGCCACTGGATCCGGTGGTAAGGATGCGCAAGCAACGCTGAAAAAGCTGTATAGCCCCGATATATCCCGTGAAGGTGCCCTTCAGATAGTTGTGGAAGCGCTTTGGGATGCCGCCGATGAAGATGTGGCTACAGGGGGACCTGATTTTATTCGGGAAATTTTCCCAACAATTAAAATTATTGATTCGACGGGAATCTCGGATATACCGGATGCAGAGGTTAAGGACCTCTATACGGAGCTACTTGACAAACTCCGTAATTAA
- a CDS encoding ubiquitin-like protein Pup, translating to MPAEKQQEQREKRTQDTEEVQPDQEVVEQGEEIKEDLDQILDEIDEILEEDSEEFVENYIQRGGE from the coding sequence ATGCCAGCCGAAAAGCAACAGGAACAAAGAGAAAAACGGACTCAGGATACTGAGGAAGTCCAACCGGATCAAGAGGTCGTAGAGCAAGGCGAAGAGATTAAAGAGGATCTCGATCAAATCCTTGATGAAATCGACGAAATCTTGGAAGAGGACTCAGAAGAATTTGTCGAGAATTACATTCAGCGAGGAGGAGAGTAG